A region from the Arachis ipaensis cultivar K30076 chromosome B01, Araip1.1, whole genome shotgun sequence genome encodes:
- the LOC107643934 gene encoding spermidine coumaroyl-CoA acyltransferase-like: MGYEKPFLDLKVSMEDVIFVKPSKPTPSSVISLSTIDNRPELNSLCQTIHIFKPPNNTILIDDPQNAQNDPALVIKEALSKALFYYYPLAGRLVKHADGKLRIHCNAYGVPFVESIANCKLSCLHYLDGSDTENAKHLAFDNPFHEDDDENGYQYPLGIKVTKFLCGGFTVGIGASHAVFDGIGGSQFFQAMAELASGKSEPSVKPVWERERLNGSITEHPLLSPMDEASAAVSPYLPTKTLVHECFKVDSESIKRLKKSLLKEISYSNNIDYSLEGESFTSFEALGAYVWRSRTRALKLNYDGKTSLAIVVGLRRNHSLIPPLPEGYYGNAFVDPKVVLTVKELNEKPLSHVVKMIKETKKLGFSKEYIRNAIDTKETKIEHFDYQGIGASMVLSSWMHLGMLENMNKGWAKPVNMVPAPCNMFGTVGVCIFSPPSDLDPSMNGGVRIFVSLPNDAMPMFKEEMEALMLVKP; this comes from the coding sequence ATGGGATATGAAAAACCATTCCTTGACCTTAAGGTTAGCATGGAAGATGTTATCTTTGTAAAGCCATCAAAACCAACTCCTTCATCTGTAATCTCTCTATCCACAATTGATAATAGACCAGAACTTAATAGTCTATGTCAAACCATTCACATATTTAAACCACCAAATAACACTATTCTTATTGATGATCCTCAAAATGCCCAAAATGACCCTGCACTTGTGATCAAAGAAGCACTCTCCAAGGCTTTGTTCTATTACTACCCTCTTGCTGGAAGGCTTGTAAAACATGCTGATGGGAAACTTAGAATCCATTGCAATGCATATGGAGTTCCATTTGTGGAATCCATTGCAAATTGCAAGCTTTCTTGCCTTCACTACCTTGATGGTAGTGACACTGAAAATGCAAAACACTTGGCTTTTGATAATCCTTttcatgaagatgatgatgaaaatGGTTACCAATATCCCTTGGGAATAAAGGTGACCAAGTTTCTCTGTGGCGGGTTCACAGTTGGAATAGGCGCATCACATGCTGTTTTTGATGGAATTGGAGGATCTCAATTCTTTCAAGCCATGGCTGAACTCGCGAGCGGAAAAAGCGAGCCATCTGTGAAACCTGTGTGGGAGAGGGAAAGGCTAAATGGGTCAATTACTGAACATCCATTGCTAAGTCCCATGGATGAGGCGTCGGCCGCGGTTTCACCTTACTTGCCCACCAAAACTCTCGTGCATGAATGTTTTAAGGTGGATAGTGAGAGCATAAAAAGACTCAAAAAGAGTTTATTGAAGGAAATAAGTTATAGCAATAATATTGATTACTCTTTGGAGGGTGAAAGCTTTACAAGTTTTGAAGCCCTTGGTGCTTATGTTTGGAGGTCAAGAACTAGAGCTTTGAAACTCAACTATGATGGAAAAACTTCATTGGCTATTGTTGTAGGGTTAAGAAGGAATCACTCCTTGATTCCTCCTTTGCCTGAAGGGTATTATGGGAATGCTTTTGTGGACCCAAAAGTTGTGCTAACAGTAAAGGAACTCAATGAAAAGCCACTCTCACATGTGGTGAAGATGATCAAAGAGACTAAGAAGCTTGGTTTCTCAAAGGAGTATATTAGGAATGCTATTGACACAAAAGAGACAAAAATAGAGCACTTTGATTATCAAGGTATCGGTGCATCTATGGTTTTGTCTAGTTGGATGCACTTGGGTATGTTGGAAAACATGAACAAAGGGTGGGCTAAGCCAGTGAACATGGTACCGGCACCATGCAACATGTTTGGGACAGTTGGAGTGTGCATTTTTTCACCTCCTAGTGACTTGGATCCTTCAATGAATGGAGGTGTTAGAATCTTTGTTTCTCTACCTAATGATGCTATGCCCATGTTCAAGGAGGAGATGGAAGCTCTCATGCTTGTTAAACCATAG
- the LOC107644100 gene encoding succinate dehydrogenase assembly factor 1, mitochondrial, which yields MRVQRLSGMQKQVLSLYRGFLRVARSKSDKERHKIESIISEEFRRNSTEVDRKNFQYIEYLLRRGKKQLDQLRSPGTTGLTSLEVDLSRTNKTNS from the coding sequence ATGCGAGTTCAGAGACTTTCAGGAATGCAGAAGCAAGTGCTCAGCTTATATAGAGGATTTCTTCGTGTCGCCCGATCCAAATCTGATAAAGAACGACACAAGATAGAGTCGATAATATCAGAAGAGTTCCGCCGAAATTCCACGGAAGTAGACCGGAAGAATTTTCAATACATTGAGTACTTACTCCGTCGTGGCAAGAAACAGCTTGATCAGCTTAGAAGCCCTGGCACCACTGGGTTAACTTCATTAGAAGTTGATTTGTCTAGAACCAACAAGACTAACTCTTAA